The Poecilia reticulata strain Guanapo linkage group LG13, Guppy_female_1.0+MT, whole genome shotgun sequence genome has a segment encoding these proteins:
- the LOC103474136 gene encoding mitochondrial uncoupling protein 2-like isoform X2: protein MAGGSAADLAPTAAVKIFSAGTAGCVADLVTFPLDTAKVQGESKDLPIGQKATYRGVFGTIITIVRAEGPRNLYNGLVAGLHRQMCFASVRIGLYDTMKQLYAHGAENPGLGTRLLAGSTTGAMAVAFAQPTDVVKVRFQAQVHQLDNGSVKRYSSTTEAYKTIARVEGFRGLWKGCLLNIARNAIVNCSELVTYDIIKEQILKNKLMTDNMPCHFTAAFAAGFFTTVVASPVDVVKTRFMNSVPGQYGGAANCALTMLLKEGPSAFYKGWVSSLKTGANPVQRLIYLNLSLQLHAIVPSPGVLEHSDVCQLRADSEGCGKTSGVPGVSLQNGLTE, encoded by the exons ATGGCAGGAGGATCAGCAGCTGACTTGGCACCTACAGCTGCTGTCAAGATTTTTTCAGCTGGAACAGCTGGCTGCGTGGCTGACCTGGTCACCTTCCCGTTGGACACTGCCAAA GTCCAAGGAGAATCGAAAGACCTCCCAATAGGCCAGAAGGCGACATACAGAGGTGTATTTGGCACCATTATCACCATTGTGAGGGCCGAGGGGCCGAGGAATCTGTACAACGGGCTCGTGGCGGGGCTGCACCGACAGATGTGCTTTGCCTCCGTCCGGATCGGTCTGTACGACACCATGAAGCAGCTCTACGCCCACGGAGCGGAGA ATCCTGGACTCGGGACCCGACTGCTGGCRGGCTCCACCACCGGAGCGATGGCGGTGGCATTTGCTCAGCCCACCGATGTTGTGAAGGTCAGGTTCCAGGCTCAGGTCCACCAGCTGGACAACGGCTCCGTCAAGAGGTACAGCAGCACCACCGAGGCCTACAAGACCATCGCCAGGGTGGAGGGCTTCAGAGGGCTCTGGAAAG gctgTCTGCTGAACATAGCTCGTAATGCCATTGTGAACTGCTCCGAGCTGGTGACTTATGACATAATTAAAGAGCAGATCCTGAAGAACAAACTGATGACAG ACAACATGCCGTGTCACTTCACTGCCGCATTCGCCGCAGGTTTCTTCACCACCGTGGTGGCCTCTCCGGTGGACGTGGTGAAAACCCGCTTCATGAACTCCGTGCCCGGGCAGTACGGCGGCGCCGCCAACTGCGCTCTGACCATGCTGCTTAAAGAGGGGCCCTCAGCTTTTTACAAGGGGTGGGTGTCGTCGTTGAAAACCGGGGCAAATCCAGTCCAGCGGCTGATTTATCTCAATCTTTCCTTGCAGCTTCATGCCATCGTTCCTTCGCCTGGGGTCCTGGAACATAGTGATGTTTGTCAGCTACGAGCAGATTCAGAGGGCTGTGGTAAGACTTCAGGGGTCCCGGGAGTCTCGCTTCAGAACGGTTTGACTGAATGA
- the LOC103474136 gene encoding mitochondrial uncoupling protein 2-like isoform X1 produces MAGGSAADLAPTAAVKIFSAGTAGCVADLVTFPLDTAKVRLQVQGESKDLPIGQKATYRGVFGTIITIVRAEGPRNLYNGLVAGLHRQMCFASVRIGLYDTMKQLYAHGAENPGLGTRLLAGSTTGAMAVAFAQPTDVVKVRFQAQVHQLDNGSVKRYSSTTEAYKTIARVEGFRGLWKGCLLNIARNAIVNCSELVTYDIIKEQILKNKLMTDNMPCHFTAAFAAGFFTTVVASPVDVVKTRFMNSVPGQYGGAANCALTMLLKEGPSAFYKGWVSSLKTGANPVQRLIYLNLSLQLHAIVPSPGVLEHSDVCQLRADSEGCGKTSGVPGVSLQNGLTE; encoded by the exons ATGGCAGGAGGATCAGCAGCTGACTTGGCACCTACAGCTGCTGTCAAGATTTTTTCAGCTGGAACAGCTGGCTGCGTGGCTGACCTGGTCACCTTCCCGTTGGACACTGCCAAAGTACGACTGCAG GTCCAAGGAGAATCGAAAGACCTCCCAATAGGCCAGAAGGCGACATACAGAGGTGTATTTGGCACCATTATCACCATTGTGAGGGCCGAGGGGCCGAGGAATCTGTACAACGGGCTCGTGGCGGGGCTGCACCGACAGATGTGCTTTGCCTCCGTCCGGATCGGTCTGTACGACACCATGAAGCAGCTCTACGCCCACGGAGCGGAGA ATCCTGGACTCGGGACCCGACTGCTGGCRGGCTCCACCACCGGAGCGATGGCGGTGGCATTTGCTCAGCCCACCGATGTTGTGAAGGTCAGGTTCCAGGCTCAGGTCCACCAGCTGGACAACGGCTCCGTCAAGAGGTACAGCAGCACCACCGAGGCCTACAAGACCATCGCCAGGGTGGAGGGCTTCAGAGGGCTCTGGAAAG gctgTCTGCTGAACATAGCTCGTAATGCCATTGTGAACTGCTCCGAGCTGGTGACTTATGACATAATTAAAGAGCAGATCCTGAAGAACAAACTGATGACAG ACAACATGCCGTGTCACTTCACTGCCGCATTCGCCGCAGGTTTCTTCACCACCGTGGTGGCCTCTCCGGTGGACGTGGTGAAAACCCGCTTCATGAACTCCGTGCCCGGGCAGTACGGCGGCGCCGCCAACTGCGCTCTGACCATGCTGCTTAAAGAGGGGCCCTCAGCTTTTTACAAGGGGTGGGTGTCGTCGTTGAAAACCGGGGCAAATCCAGTCCAGCGGCTGATTTATCTCAATCTTTCCTTGCAGCTTCATGCCATCGTTCCTTCGCCTGGGGTCCTGGAACATAGTGATGTTTGTCAGCTACGAGCAGATTCAGAGGGCTGTGGTAAGACTTCAGGGGTCCCGGGAGTCTCGCTTCAGAACGGTTTGACTGAATGA
- the LOC103474136 gene encoding mitochondrial uncoupling protein 2-like isoform X3 → MAGGSAADLAPTAAVKIFSAGTAGCVADLVTFPLDTAKVRLQVQGESKDLPIGQKATYRGVFGTIITIVRAEGPRNLYNGLVAGLHRQMCFASVRIGLYDTMKQLYAHGAENPGLGTRLLAGSTTGAMAVAFAQPTDVVKVRFQAQVHQLDNGSVKRYSSTTEAYKTIARVEGFRGLWKGCLLNIARNAIVNCSELVTYDIIKEQILKNKLMTDNMPCHFTAAFAAGFFTTVVASPVDVVKTRFMNSVPGQYGGAANCALTMLLKEGPSAFYKGFMPSFLRLGSWNIVMFVSYEQIQRAVVRLQGSRESRFRTV, encoded by the exons ATGGCAGGAGGATCAGCAGCTGACTTGGCACCTACAGCTGCTGTCAAGATTTTTTCAGCTGGAACAGCTGGCTGCGTGGCTGACCTGGTCACCTTCCCGTTGGACACTGCCAAAGTACGACTGCAG GTCCAAGGAGAATCGAAAGACCTCCCAATAGGCCAGAAGGCGACATACAGAGGTGTATTTGGCACCATTATCACCATTGTGAGGGCCGAGGGGCCGAGGAATCTGTACAACGGGCTCGTGGCGGGGCTGCACCGACAGATGTGCTTTGCCTCCGTCCGGATCGGTCTGTACGACACCATGAAGCAGCTCTACGCCCACGGAGCGGAGA ATCCTGGACTCGGGACCCGACTGCTGGCRGGCTCCACCACCGGAGCGATGGCGGTGGCATTTGCTCAGCCCACCGATGTTGTGAAGGTCAGGTTCCAGGCTCAGGTCCACCAGCTGGACAACGGCTCCGTCAAGAGGTACAGCAGCACCACCGAGGCCTACAAGACCATCGCCAGGGTGGAGGGCTTCAGAGGGCTCTGGAAAG gctgTCTGCTGAACATAGCTCGTAATGCCATTGTGAACTGCTCCGAGCTGGTGACTTATGACATAATTAAAGAGCAGATCCTGAAGAACAAACTGATGACAG ACAACATGCCGTGTCACTTCACTGCCGCATTCGCCGCAGGTTTCTTCACCACCGTGGTGGCCTCTCCGGTGGACGTGGTGAAAACCCGCTTCATGAACTCCGTGCCCGGGCAGTACGGCGGCGCCGCCAACTGCGCTCTGACCATGCTGCTTAAAGAGGGGCCCTCAGCTTTTTACAAGGG CTTCATGCCATCGTTCCTTCGCCTGGGGTCCTGGAACATAGTGATGTTTGTCAGCTACGAGCAGATTCAGAGGGCTGTGGTAAGACTTCAGGGGTCCCGGGAGTCTCGCTTCAGAACGGTTTGA